The following are encoded in a window of Castanea sativa cultivar Marrone di Chiusa Pesio chromosome 9, ASM4071231v1 genomic DNA:
- the LOC142610400 gene encoding serine/threonine-protein kinase KIPK2-like yields the protein MGSFSGTCEIVEASEELNLGGQHSRSYNDKDRKFPMLRLGHKDSIEGDINQLFEAISLKPLSKDLRLSQDGTSPLNKSALKRPITVGMSNSPRFGNSEPVSLKQALRELCISKASEMAAMKRLSKSTGSPGVSEAGRIKTLYNAVVVEASESGLSLAEDKRSMVKISLVPEESKSNSFGKMPEHCQMPNVKSPSQSAHSSPRFTAAKTQNNAGNIQNEIVSTSRIVGDHTPKVELAQKEKHASAPSPSSSSTAGNISELVEKVPASMKLANKAVAPKPGRKGRMQAVPSSSSVVGGRLSKLSRNTPRSVKSVVRNKTSVKKKLKQNSSSAACTSSAYDKVNNDLDTSKGQLVCERCHCTLKNESNKFKQDPLMSHTVSPTIELSPNNVHSGAIQPGIASNSISKSRAVVVKAKKNSKSKEKGEFSQSSKSSQGEYSSSTSISDESNVSGSSCGNRPHMSKDVRWEAIRHARMQQGVLGLSHFNLLKKLGCGDIGTVYLAELIGTNCLFAIKVMDNEFLARRNKMPRAQTEREILRMLDHPFLPTLYTQFTADNLSCLVMEYCPGGDLHVLRQKQLGRCFPEAAARFYVAEVLLALEYLHMLGVVYRDLKPENILVREDGHIMLTDFDLSLRCTVSPTLLKSSSSTSTADPVRMSGPCTDSRCAEPFCIEPSCQVPCFSPRFLPAAKTRKLKVDPAVKVRSLPQLVAEPTDARSNSFVGTHEYLAPEIIKGEGHGAAVDWWTFGVFLYELLYGRTPFKGDNNEETLANVVLQSLKFPDSPLVSFQARDLIRGLLVKEPENRLGSMKGAAEIKQHPFFEGLNWALIRCTIPPELPDLCDFGFATPTSQETSNKYLECKATGEHLEFELF from the exons ATGGGTTCATTTTCCGGTACTTGTGAAATTGTTGAAGCAAGTGAGGAGCTGAATCTAGGTGGTCAACATTCTAGGTCATATAATGACAAAGATCGGAAATTTCCAATGCTCAGACTTGGACATAAGGATTCCATAGAAGGTGATATTAATCAACTTTTTGAGGCAATTAGTCTTAAGCCTTTGTCCAAGGACTTGCGTCTTTCACAAGATGGAACAAGCCCTTTAAACAAAAGTGCCTTGAAAAGGCCAATTACAGTTGGTATGTCTAATTCACCGAGATTTGGGAATTCAGAACCTGTATCGCTGAAACAGGCATTAAGGGAGCTATGCATTTCCAAGGCATCAGAAATGGCTGCTATGAAACGGTTATCGAAGTCAACTGGTTCTCCAGGAGTCTCAGAAGCTGGAAGGATAAAGACATTGTACAATGCAGTTGTGGTTGAAGCTAGTGAATCTGGCCTGTCCTTAGCTGAAGATAAACGGAGTATGGTCAAAATATCACTGGTGCCAGAAGAAAGCAAATCAAATTCTTTTGGGAAGATGCCTGAGCATTGTCAAATGCCCAACGTGAAGTCACCAAGTCAAAGTGCTCATTCCTCTCCTCGATTTACTGctgcaaaaacacaaaataatgcTGGTAATATACAAAATGAGATTGTTTCTACATCAAGGATAGTTGGGGATCATACACCAAAGGTAGAGCTTGCACAGAAAGAGAAGCATGCATCTGCACCTTCTCCATCTTCTTCTAGTACTGCTGGCAACATATCAGAGCTGGTTGAAAAAGTTCCTGCCTCAATGAAGTTAGCAAATAAAGCAGTGGCACCTAAGCCTGGGAGGAAAGGCAGGATGCAAGCCGTACCTTCTTCCAGTTCAGTTGTTGGTGGTAGGTTGAGCAAGTTATCCAGGAATACCCCCCGCTCTGTCAAATCAGTTGTTAGGAACAAGACTTCTGTCAAGAAGAAACTAAAGCAGAATTCAAGCTCTGCTGCCTGCACTTCTAGTGCATATGACAAAGTTAATAATGACTTGGATACTAGTAAAGGTCAACTGGTTTGTGAGAGATGCCACTGTACTTTGAAGAATGAAAGTAACAAGTTCAAACAAGATCCTCTAATGTCCCACACAGTCAGTCCAACCATTGAATTAAGCCCAAATAATGTGCACTCTGGAGCAATCCAGCCAGGCATCGCCTCAAACAGCATTAGTAAAAGCAGAGCTGTTGTTGTCAAAGCAAAAAAGAACTCAAAATCAAAAGAGAAGGGGGAATTTTCCCAAAGTTCAAAAAGTAGTCAAGGTGAGTATAGTAGTAGCACGAGTATCAGTGATGAGAGCAATGTGAGTGGGTCTAGTTGTGGTAACAGGCCTCACATGTCAAAGGATGTGAGGTGGGAAGCCATCCGTCATGCACGAATGCAGCAGGGAGTCCTGGGTTTGAGTCACTTCAATCTTTTAAAGAAGCTTGGTTGTGGTGACATTGGAACTGTATATCTTGCTGAGCTGATTGGTACAAATTGCCTATTTGCTATAAAGGTCATGGACAACGAATTTTTGGCTAGAAGGAATAAGATGCCAAGGGCTCAAACTGAAAGAGAAATATTGAGAATGCTGGATCATCCATTTCTCCCAACACTATATACCCAATTCACAGCAGATAATTTATCATGCTTAGTTATGGAGTATTGTCCAGGTGGAGATCTTCATGTCCTACGGCAGAAGCAGCTTGGCAGGTGTTTTCCTGAAGCAGCAGCTAG GTTTTATGTTGCTGAAGTCCTCCTTGCTTTGGAGTACTTGCACATGCTTGGAGTTGTGTACCGGGATTTAAAACCAGAGAACATTCTTGTTAGGGAAGATGGTCACATTATGCTCACAGACTTTGACCTCTCACTCAGATGTACTGTGAGTCCAACTCTCCTGAAATCATCTTCATCAACATCCACTGCAGATCCCGTAAGGATGTCTGGCCCATGTACAGATTCTAGATGCGCTGAACCTTTCTGCATTGAACCATCCTGTCAAGTCCCCTGCTTCAGCCCTAGGTTTTTACCTGCTGCAAAAACAAGGAAGTTAAAAGTTGACCCTGCAGTCAAGGTCAGATCGTTGCCACAGCTTGTGGCTGAGCCCACTGATGCACGATCCAATTCCTTTGTTGGTACCCATGAATATCTGGCTCCTGAGATCATCAAAGGAGAGGGTCACGGGGCTGCAGTTGATTGGTGGACGTTTGGTGTCTTTCTTTATGAGCTTCTATATGGTAGAACACCATTTAAAGGTGATAATAATGAAGAAACTTTAGCTAATGTAGTGTTGCAGAGTCTCAAATTCCCTGACAGCCCACTTGTCAGTTTCCAGGCAAGAGATCTCATCAGAGGGTTGTTGGTAAAGGAGCCAGAGAATCGGTTAGGATCCATGAAAGGGGCTGCTGAGATTAAGCAGCACCCTTTCTTTGAAGGCCTGAATTGGGCATTGATACGTTGCACCATTCCACCAGAGCTACCTGACCTTTGTGATTTTGGATTTGCAACCCCGACTTCCCAGGAAACATCAAATAAGTATTTGGAGTGTAAAGCTACAGGAGAGCACCTGGAGTTTGAATTGTTTTAG